Proteins encoded by one window of Salicibibacter halophilus:
- a CDS encoding sugar-binding transcriptional regulator — translation MLDLLEWQKKLQPDILENLNRRFDILQFIRVSAPVGRRTIAAALHISERVLRSEVELFKEQNLLRVKSGGMDLTEEGRTLLDQLGPSMQNISGRTQLERELQQFLHIPHVIVTSGNSDAQPWVKKEMSRACVDEMIQTLCPEDVVAVAGGTTLATLAESVTPHPNLKQVTFVPARGGLGENVDLQSNTISAALARSANAHYRLLHVPDQVSDLAYESLTQEPGIQELLELIRSPRMVLHSVGDAYTMATRRNADEEKLDRLKNLNAVAESFGYYFDGKGNVVQKEKTVGLQLDELGERQKVVTIAGGASKADAIIAYMTYRPSDLLITDEGAAEAIQSFATLN, via the coding sequence ATGCTGGATCTCTTAGAATGGCAGAAGAAACTACAGCCGGACATTTTGGAAAATTTAAACCGTCGTTTTGATATTTTGCAATTTATTCGCGTCAGTGCTCCGGTAGGCAGGCGGACGATTGCGGCAGCATTGCATATTTCGGAACGTGTCCTTCGCAGCGAGGTTGAACTTTTCAAGGAGCAAAACCTTTTGCGAGTGAAATCCGGAGGAATGGACCTGACAGAGGAAGGGCGTACGTTACTGGACCAGCTGGGGCCAAGCATGCAAAACATCTCCGGGCGCACGCAATTGGAGCGGGAATTACAGCAGTTCCTTCACATTCCGCATGTGATTGTAACGAGCGGCAATAGTGACGCCCAGCCATGGGTGAAAAAAGAAATGAGCCGCGCTTGTGTCGATGAAATGATCCAAACCCTCTGCCCCGAAGACGTCGTTGCTGTTGCAGGCGGGACGACACTCGCGACGCTGGCGGAATCCGTTACACCTCACCCAAACTTGAAGCAAGTTACGTTTGTTCCCGCTCGCGGAGGCTTGGGCGAAAATGTTGATTTGCAGTCGAACACGATTAGCGCTGCACTGGCTAGAAGTGCCAATGCCCACTATCGATTGTTACATGTGCCCGATCAAGTAAGCGACCTTGCTTATGAATCACTGACGCAGGAGCCGGGTATTCAAGAACTATTAGAGCTGATTCGGTCTCCGCGCATGGTTCTCCATAGCGTAGGAGATGCTTATACGATGGCCACGCGAAGAAACGCGGATGAAGAAAAATTAGACCGTTTAAAAAACTTAAATGCTGTTGCTGAAAGTTTTGGCTACTATTTTGACGGTAAAGGGAACGTGGTCCAAAAGGAAAAAACAGTAGGCTTGCAACTGGATGAACTCGGGGAAAGACAGAAAGTCGTCACCATTGCCGGCGGCGCATCAAAAGCTGACGCAATTATCGCGTACATGACGTACCGGCCAAGTGACCTGCTCATCACTGACGAAGGAGCGGCCGAGGCTATTCAATCATTTGCAACCTTGAATTAA
- the gap gene encoding type I glyceraldehyde-3-phosphate dehydrogenase: protein MATKVGINGFGRIGRLVFRAAMENDEVEVVAINDLTDADMLAHLLKYDTVHGTFPEEVKVDGEDLFISGKKIHVSSEKDPANIGWNEYGVEIVVESTGRFTEREDAAKHLEGGAKRVVVSAPGKNVDQTFAMGVNDEDYSPEDHYVVSNASCTTNCLAPLAKALNDEFGVRRGFMTTVHSYTNDQQILDLPHKDYRRARAASENIIPTSTGAAKAVALVLPELEGRLNGNAIRVPTPNVSLVDFVAELDRDVTGDEVNASMKKLAETSMKGIIGYSEEPLVSSDYNGNAHSATVDAQSTLTMEGNMVKVVAWYDNEFGYSSRVVDLVAHMAQKGL from the coding sequence GTGGCAACAAAAGTAGGAATAAACGGATTTGGCAGAATCGGACGTTTGGTGTTTCGGGCAGCGATGGAGAATGATGAAGTTGAAGTCGTCGCCATCAATGATCTGACAGACGCGGATATGCTTGCCCATTTGCTGAAGTATGATACCGTGCATGGAACGTTTCCGGAAGAGGTGAAAGTCGACGGCGAAGACCTCTTTATTTCAGGAAAAAAAATCCATGTATCATCTGAAAAAGACCCGGCAAACATCGGCTGGAACGAGTACGGCGTTGAAATCGTTGTAGAATCGACGGGTCGTTTTACCGAACGCGAGGATGCGGCTAAACATCTGGAAGGAGGCGCAAAAAGAGTCGTTGTTTCGGCTCCCGGAAAAAATGTAGACCAAACGTTTGCTATGGGAGTCAACGATGAAGATTATTCCCCTGAAGATCATTATGTCGTCTCGAATGCTTCATGCACGACGAATTGCCTCGCTCCGCTCGCGAAAGCCTTAAATGATGAATTTGGCGTTCGCCGCGGTTTTATGACTACCGTTCATTCGTATACAAATGACCAGCAAATTTTGGATTTGCCCCATAAAGATTATCGTCGCGCGAGGGCTGCCAGCGAGAACATCATTCCGACTTCAACCGGTGCCGCCAAAGCTGTTGCCCTCGTCCTCCCTGAACTGGAAGGGCGATTGAACGGGAACGCGATTCGTGTTCCGACACCAAACGTGTCTCTCGTTGATTTCGTCGCGGAACTGGACCGTGATGTGACAGGTGACGAAGTGAACGCCTCAATGAAGAAACTGGCAGAAACGTCGATGAAAGGCATTATCGGCTACAGTGAAGAACCGCTCGTTTCCAGTGACTATAACGGCAACGCCCATTCCGCGACGGTAGATGCCCAGTCAACGTTAACGATGGAAGGAAACATGGTAAAAGTCGTTGCCTGGTATGATAATGAATTCGGATATTCCAGCCGTGTTGTAGATTTGGTCGCGCATATGGCGCAAAAAGGTTTATAA
- a CDS encoding phosphoglycerate kinase: MKKRTIHDLEITGKTVFCRVDFNVPLQDGEVSDDTRIRAALPTIRFLREKGAKVILASHLGRPKGEVVEALRLDPIARKLEELLGTKVHKVDEVVGAKVKQTFDERTSGDILLLENVRFEAGEEKNDAALAEAMAAFADVYVNDAFGAAHRAHASTEGIARHLPSAAGLLLEKELDILGAALEDPDRPFTAIIGGAKVKDKIEVIDHLLDKVDTLLLGGGLAYTFVKARGYEIGQSLLEEDKIELAKQFMQKATRNRVKLLLPRDAVVADDFKEDAATEIVDIDSIPGNWQSLDIGPKTVDAYKEEIQSSSLVIWNGPMGVFEMGPFADGTKGVAKALANTRAYTIIGGGDSAAAVEQFGFASEMSHISTGGGASLEFMEGKVLPGLAAIDDQTE, encoded by the coding sequence GTGAAAAAAAGAACCATTCATGACCTCGAAATCACCGGAAAAACCGTATTTTGCCGGGTTGATTTCAACGTTCCTTTGCAAGATGGGGAGGTAAGCGACGATACACGCATTCGTGCCGCTTTGCCCACGATTCGGTTTTTACGGGAAAAAGGGGCAAAAGTGATTCTCGCGAGCCATCTGGGACGGCCAAAAGGAGAAGTTGTGGAAGCGTTGCGCTTGGATCCGATCGCCCGTAAGTTGGAAGAATTGTTGGGGACAAAGGTTCACAAAGTGGATGAAGTCGTAGGTGCGAAGGTTAAACAAACGTTTGATGAACGAACCAGCGGTGACATTCTTTTATTGGAAAACGTACGATTTGAAGCTGGTGAAGAAAAAAATGATGCTGCGCTAGCCGAAGCGATGGCTGCATTTGCCGACGTTTATGTCAATGATGCGTTTGGCGCCGCGCACCGCGCACATGCTTCTACGGAAGGCATTGCCCGTCATTTGCCTTCGGCGGCCGGTCTTTTGCTCGAGAAAGAACTCGACATCCTCGGGGCAGCGCTGGAAGACCCCGATCGTCCTTTTACTGCCATTATCGGCGGCGCAAAAGTAAAAGATAAAATTGAGGTTATTGACCATCTTCTGGACAAAGTTGATACCCTGTTGCTCGGCGGTGGCTTGGCTTACACATTTGTGAAAGCGCGAGGGTATGAAATCGGCCAATCGCTGCTTGAAGAAGATAAAATCGAATTGGCAAAACAATTCATGCAAAAAGCCACGCGCAATCGCGTGAAGTTGTTGCTTCCGAGGGATGCGGTTGTTGCAGATGACTTTAAAGAAGATGCGGCAACTGAAATCGTCGATATTGACAGCATCCCTGGTAATTGGCAATCCCTTGACATCGGCCCGAAAACCGTGGACGCCTATAAAGAAGAAATACAATCTTCTTCTCTTGTCATATGGAACGGTCCGATGGGTGTTTTTGAAATGGGGCCATTTGCCGATGGAACGAAAGGTGTGGCTAAGGCGTTGGCAAATACGAGAGCGTATACGATTATTGGCGGGGGAGACTCTGCGGCAGCCGTAGAGCAATTTGGTTTCGCGTCGGAAATGAGCCATATCTCTACAGGGGGCGGCGCCTCGCTGGAATTTATGGAAGGAAAAGTGTTGCCAGGTCTTGCAGCGATCGACGATCAAACAGAATAA
- the tpiA gene encoding triose-phosphate isomerase has product MRTPFIAGNWKMNVTDREALAFVDAVKDRIPSNDEVESAVCAQSVSLKGMRGKAEHTDLRIGAQNMHEEENGAFTGEISAPALASIGIGLVIIGHSERREMFNDTDERVNRKLHAALEHGMTPIVCIGEKLEEREADRASEVVRKQLEQALQGVEAEQVKGCVFAYEPVWAIGTGKSSNPEEAGEMARTIRAYIREQYGQPAAEAVRIQYGGSVKPENIAEYMADEDIDGALVGGASIKVDSFLSLLEAAQ; this is encoded by the coding sequence ATGCGGACACCATTTATCGCAGGAAACTGGAAAATGAACGTAACCGATAGGGAAGCTCTCGCTTTTGTCGATGCTGTGAAGGATCGCATCCCTTCGAACGATGAAGTGGAGAGTGCGGTTTGCGCTCAATCGGTATCATTGAAAGGAATGAGGGGAAAAGCCGAGCACACCGATTTAAGAATTGGTGCGCAGAACATGCATGAAGAGGAGAATGGTGCTTTTACCGGTGAAATTAGCGCCCCGGCTTTAGCATCGATCGGAATCGGCCTTGTCATTATCGGCCATTCCGAACGCAGAGAAATGTTCAATGACACCGATGAACGGGTGAATCGAAAGCTTCATGCAGCCTTGGAACATGGCATGACGCCAATCGTTTGTATTGGTGAAAAGTTGGAAGAGCGAGAAGCGGATCGCGCGTCGGAAGTTGTGCGCAAGCAACTGGAGCAAGCCTTGCAAGGAGTGGAAGCCGAGCAGGTTAAAGGATGCGTCTTTGCTTATGAACCAGTTTGGGCGATCGGCACCGGAAAATCCTCAAATCCCGAGGAAGCCGGGGAGATGGCGAGGACTATCCGTGCATACATTCGTGAACAATACGGTCAACCCGCGGCGGAAGCCGTTCGCATTCAATACGGCGGTAGTGTGAAACCGGAAAATATCGCGGAATATATGGCGGATGAAGATATTGATGGGGCGCTCGTGGGCGGTGCAAGCATCAAGGTTGATTCATTCCTCTCGCTATTGGAGGCTGCCCAATGA
- the gpmI gene encoding 2,3-bisphosphoglycerate-independent phosphoglycerate mutase: protein MRKQAPHALIILDGFALRDETYGNAIAQARTPNFDRLWQTHPHATLSASGESVGLPAGQMGNSEVGHMNIGAGRIVHQNLSLINKGIQAGTFFENEAFHNAINHVKKKNSALHLYGLLSDGGVHSHIDHVIALLKLAKKEGLSNVFVHAFLDGRDVDQQSAKIYIGQLQAEMDDIGVGQLASVHGRYYAMDRDRRWERIRKSYNVLVYGKGDKTDDPLAAIDRSYERGVYDEFVEPTVLQSADGSPVATIADEDAVIGFNFRPDRAIQLTEALATETFEAFDRGEGHPRTLYYVTMTHYHDTFTADVAFEALQLPNTIGEVISGAGYSQLRIAETEKYPHVTFFLNGGLDTVIDGEERILIDSPKVATYDLKPVMSAEAVTKALLDAIENDRHDAIVLNFANPDMVGHSGKLEPTIAAVEAVDEHMGRIVEAIHEKGGAAIVTADHGNADEVTEANGTAMTTHTTNPVPVIVTKASAELRSDGILADLAPTLLAMMGIAQPAEMTGRNLITNDKKG, encoded by the coding sequence ATGAGAAAGCAAGCGCCACACGCATTAATTATCCTCGACGGCTTCGCTCTTCGGGATGAAACATATGGGAATGCAATCGCGCAAGCACGCACTCCCAACTTTGACCGGTTATGGCAGACGCACCCCCACGCGACCTTATCGGCTTCAGGCGAAAGTGTGGGTCTTCCGGCCGGACAAATGGGAAATTCCGAGGTTGGCCATATGAACATTGGGGCCGGACGCATTGTGCACCAAAATCTTTCATTGATTAATAAAGGCATACAAGCCGGAACTTTTTTTGAAAATGAAGCATTTCATAACGCGATCAACCATGTGAAGAAAAAGAACAGTGCTCTTCACCTGTATGGTTTATTGTCAGATGGCGGGGTTCATAGCCACATCGATCACGTTATTGCTCTCTTGAAGCTCGCGAAAAAAGAAGGCTTATCCAACGTATTTGTCCACGCGTTTCTGGATGGCAGAGATGTGGATCAGCAAAGTGCGAAAATCTACATTGGACAGCTTCAAGCGGAGATGGATGATATAGGTGTCGGCCAACTGGCAAGTGTGCACGGCCGGTATTACGCGATGGATCGCGATCGGCGTTGGGAACGGATCCGGAAATCATACAATGTCCTTGTTTATGGAAAAGGGGACAAAACAGACGATCCCTTGGCAGCGATTGACCGCTCTTACGAGCGAGGGGTGTATGATGAATTTGTGGAACCGACCGTTTTGCAATCCGCAGATGGAAGCCCCGTAGCAACAATCGCAGATGAGGATGCCGTGATTGGTTTTAACTTCAGGCCCGACCGTGCCATCCAACTGACCGAAGCGCTGGCCACAGAAACGTTCGAGGCTTTTGATAGGGGGGAGGGACACCCGCGCACTCTTTATTATGTGACGATGACGCACTATCATGACACATTCACCGCCGATGTTGCTTTTGAAGCGTTGCAACTTCCGAACACGATTGGAGAAGTCATCTCCGGCGCCGGTTATTCGCAATTGAGAATCGCGGAAACCGAAAAGTATCCTCATGTTACTTTTTTCTTGAACGGCGGATTGGATACGGTCATTGATGGAGAGGAAAGAATTTTAATAGACTCTCCGAAAGTAGCCACATATGACTTGAAACCGGTAATGAGCGCGGAGGCTGTGACAAAGGCGTTACTGGATGCGATAGAAAACGACCGGCATGACGCGATTGTCCTTAATTTCGCCAACCCCGATATGGTCGGGCATTCCGGAAAGCTGGAACCGACCATTGCCGCGGTAGAAGCAGTGGACGAGCATATGGGAAGGATTGTGGAAGCCATTCACGAAAAGGGTGGTGCCGCGATTGTAACGGCAGATCACGGCAACGCCGATGAAGTCACGGAAGCAAACGGAACCGCGATGACGACACATACGACGAATCCGGTGCCGGTGATCGTTACAAAAGCTAGTGCCGAATTACGAAGTGATGGCATTCTGGCCGATTTGGCGCCGACATTGCTCGCGATGATGGGGATTGCCCAACCTGCCGAAATGACAGGCCGAAATCTAATAACAAATGATAAGAAAGGATGA
- the eno gene encoding phosphopyruvate hydratase translates to MTMIADVFAREVFDSRGNPTVEVEVVTDEGVLGRALVPSGASTGEHEAVELRDGSNRLMGKGVLKAVENVNGEIASHLVGVEVTDQLGIDRLLIELDGTTNKENLGANSILGVSIACAYAAAQELGLELYEYLGGFNAKTLPVPMMNILNGGEHADNSVDLQEFMVMPVGATDVRSAVVVGAEIFHALKKVLKEKGHNTAVGDEGGFAPDLKSNEEALEVIIEAIEKAGYKAGEDVVLAMDAAASEMHADGSYQLKGEGVTKSVDEMIAFYQGLVDKYPIVSIEDGLDENDWEGWKKLTDTIGDRVQLVGDDLFVTNTEKLSEGIARGVGNSILIKVNQIGTLTETFDAIEMAKKAGYTAVISHRSGETEDATIADIAVAANAGQIKTGAPSRTDRVAKYNQLLRIHDQLAGRSVYPGRETFYQLNQ, encoded by the coding sequence ATGACAATGATCGCGGATGTGTTTGCCCGGGAAGTGTTTGATTCCCGTGGGAATCCGACAGTGGAAGTAGAAGTGGTTACAGACGAGGGAGTCCTCGGGCGTGCGCTCGTTCCGAGTGGAGCGTCAACCGGGGAGCATGAAGCGGTGGAACTTCGCGACGGCAGTAACCGTTTAATGGGGAAAGGCGTGCTCAAAGCGGTGGAAAATGTGAACGGGGAGATTGCCTCTCATCTTGTCGGCGTAGAGGTGACCGACCAACTCGGAATTGACCGCTTGCTAATTGAACTTGACGGTACTACGAACAAGGAAAATCTGGGCGCCAACAGCATCCTCGGTGTATCCATCGCCTGTGCATACGCCGCGGCCCAAGAATTGGGGCTCGAGTTATACGAATACCTCGGCGGCTTTAATGCGAAAACCTTGCCCGTGCCAATGATGAATATTTTAAATGGCGGTGAACATGCCGATAATAGCGTCGATCTGCAAGAATTTATGGTCATGCCCGTCGGCGCGACGGACGTACGGAGCGCGGTGGTGGTCGGCGCGGAAATTTTCCACGCCCTGAAAAAAGTATTGAAAGAAAAAGGACACAATACGGCAGTGGGCGATGAAGGTGGATTTGCCCCGGATCTAAAATCAAACGAAGAAGCGCTTGAGGTCATCATTGAAGCCATCGAAAAAGCAGGGTACAAAGCCGGGGAAGACGTTGTCCTCGCGATGGACGCAGCTGCATCCGAGATGCATGCAGACGGGAGCTACCAGTTGAAAGGCGAGGGCGTCACAAAAAGTGTCGATGAGATGATTGCTTTTTACCAAGGTCTCGTGGACAAGTATCCGATTGTTTCGATTGAAGATGGCCTCGACGAAAATGATTGGGAAGGATGGAAAAAACTAACGGACACGATTGGCGATCGCGTGCAACTCGTCGGCGACGATTTGTTTGTCACTAATACGGAAAAACTATCCGAAGGCATTGCACGCGGCGTTGGGAACTCCATATTGATCAAAGTGAATCAAATCGGTACACTTACGGAAACGTTTGACGCCATTGAAATGGCGAAAAAAGCCGGTTACACTGCTGTCATTTCCCATCGTTCCGGGGAAACGGAGGATGCCACCATTGCAGATATAGCCGTTGCCGCAAATGCAGGGCAAATAAAAACAGGTGCTCCTTCGAGAACCGATCGTGTTGCCAAATACAATCAACTGTTACGCATTCACGACCAACTCGCCGGCCGTTCCGTGTATCCTGGAAGAGAGACTTTTTACCAGTTGAATCAATAA
- a CDS encoding IS1380 family transposase, translated as MATLTQITLDFNRKMKLSNDGGALSSDTGEILFREFEEKLGFFHALDEHLHLKDERQYHFHSNEQLLRQKLYQMIAGYDEDDAADQLTDDPVFKQIIGTDALASQPSISRFLARFDTESIQQLNQANQELLDKVHQVRGSKSLIFDLDSTHADTYGGQESTDYNAHYGTVGYHPLVAFDGITGDFMKAQLRPGNVYTSNGVVDFVKPLITHYNETFPETIPFLRGDSGFAVPELYELCEEESVYYVIRLKSNANLQRLADELHPATPPSDVTQTECYYEETEYQAKSWAKPRKVIIQSIRPAGELFFTHAFFVTSLFDAFSPKEIVRSYQKRGTMENYIKEAKNGFDLDRMSSHSFQANEARMMFSLFAYNLTNWLRTLCFPEEQKSMQIQTIRSKVIKVASKLVKSGRSFYFKLASSFVYETFFWKVLRRIQALKLE; from the coding sequence ATGGCTACTTTAACGCAAATAACCTTGGATTTCAATCGCAAAATGAAGCTGTCGAATGATGGAGGTGCGCTTTCCTCTGATACGGGCGAGATCTTATTTAGAGAATTCGAAGAAAAACTTGGTTTTTTCCATGCATTGGATGAACATCTCCATCTGAAAGACGAGAGACAGTACCATTTTCATTCGAATGAGCAACTGCTTCGGCAAAAGCTTTATCAGATGATTGCCGGCTATGATGAAGATGATGCGGCGGATCAATTAACGGACGACCCTGTGTTTAAGCAAATCATTGGAACGGATGCGTTAGCTTCTCAACCCAGTATATCCCGATTTTTGGCCCGGTTTGACACCGAATCTATCCAGCAATTAAATCAAGCCAACCAGGAGCTTTTAGATAAAGTCCATCAAGTGAGGGGCTCAAAAAGTCTTATTTTTGATTTAGACTCCACACATGCCGATACATACGGCGGGCAAGAATCAACCGATTACAATGCGCATTATGGAACCGTCGGCTATCATCCTCTCGTTGCTTTCGATGGTATAACCGGTGATTTTATGAAGGCTCAACTACGCCCGGGCAACGTCTATACGTCCAACGGGGTTGTGGATTTTGTGAAGCCCCTGATCACGCATTACAACGAAACATTTCCGGAGACGATCCCCTTTCTGCGCGGAGACAGTGGCTTTGCGGTTCCGGAGCTGTATGAGCTATGTGAAGAGGAATCCGTCTATTACGTGATTCGCTTGAAATCCAATGCCAACCTGCAACGACTAGCCGATGAGCTCCATCCGGCAACACCGCCATCTGACGTTACACAAACCGAATGCTATTATGAGGAAACCGAATACCAAGCCAAATCATGGGCCAAGCCCCGAAAAGTCATCATTCAATCCATTCGTCCGGCCGGCGAATTGTTTTTCACGCATGCATTCTTTGTGACAAGCCTGTTCGATGCCTTCTCTCCCAAAGAGATCGTCCGTTCTTACCAAAAACGTGGAACGATGGAGAATTATATTAAGGAAGCCAAAAATGGTTTTGACTTGGATCGAATGAGCAGCCATTCGTTTCAGGCCAACGAAGCAAGGATGATGTTCAGCTTGTTCGCGTACAATTTAACGAACTGGCTGCGCACGCTTTGTTTTCCGGAAGAACAAAAAAGCATGCAAATCCAAACTATACGATCAAAGGTCATTAAAGTGGCAAGCAAGTTAGTAAAATCAGGGCGCTCGTTTTATTTCAAATTGGCTTCAAGCTTTGTTTATGAGACGTTTTTTTGGAAAGTGCTCCGACGCATTCAAGCCCTTAAACTGGAATGA
- a CDS encoding PRK06851 family protein: MGEVKNYYAGSNSSLGFYSLYEEALKGLEQLYILKGGPGTGKSTLIRQVGHAVAEKGTAIEYLHCSSDNGSLDGVVIPSLKIGIVDGTAPHVIDPKYPGVVDCIVNLGDFRDDTKLKAHKNKIVELTDKIGETFSKAYEAFAEARNVHDVLESIYLSAMDFREAHQVTEELKGKIFTKNAENEEHVPTVRHRFFGAATPKGPVHFYDNLTEDVSKRYIVKGRAGTGKSTMMKKIATHAESLGYDVEYYYCAFDPESIDMVIIPGLETVILDGTDPHTFDPDRENDEVVDMFIRCIDPSIEVEQADAIHETETSYKNKMKQGTRYLSDAKSLHDELEAYYGQAMDFEAIDRKTQELSTAIVNLIK, translated from the coding sequence ATGGGGGAAGTTAAAAATTACTATGCCGGCAGCAACTCCAGTCTAGGCTTTTATTCACTTTATGAAGAAGCGTTAAAGGGACTCGAGCAACTTTATATTTTAAAAGGTGGGCCGGGGACAGGGAAATCAACACTGATCAGGCAGGTCGGGCACGCGGTGGCAGAAAAAGGGACAGCGATTGAATATCTTCACTGTTCATCCGATAACGGTTCCCTGGACGGCGTGGTTATCCCCTCGCTGAAAATCGGAATCGTTGACGGCACAGCGCCGCACGTGATCGACCCCAAGTATCCGGGCGTCGTTGATTGCATCGTTAATTTGGGTGATTTTCGAGACGACACGAAGCTGAAGGCGCACAAGAACAAGATCGTGGAGCTCACTGATAAAATTGGAGAAACGTTTTCCAAAGCATACGAAGCCTTTGCTGAAGCCCGGAACGTGCATGACGTTCTGGAATCCATTTACTTAAGTGCGATGGACTTCCGGGAGGCGCATCAAGTAACAGAAGAATTGAAGGGAAAAATATTTACGAAAAACGCGGAAAACGAAGAACATGTCCCGACGGTTAGACATCGTTTTTTCGGCGCCGCGACGCCTAAAGGACCGGTACATTTTTACGACAATTTAACGGAAGATGTAAGCAAACGGTACATCGTGAAAGGCCGTGCCGGCACCGGAAAATCGACGATGATGAAAAAAATCGCCACCCATGCGGAAAGCCTTGGATATGACGTTGAATATTATTATTGTGCATTTGATCCGGAGAGCATCGATATGGTGATCATTCCCGGGTTGGAAACCGTTATTCTAGATGGAACCGACCCTCACACGTTTGATCCGGACCGAGAAAATGACGAAGTCGTCGATATGTTTATTCGCTGTATTGATCCATCCATCGAGGTGGAACAGGCCGATGCGATTCATGAAACAGAAACGTCATACAAAAATAAGATGAAACAAGGGACTCGTTATTTAAGCGATGCAAAAAGTCTTCATGATGAACTGGAAGCATATTACGGGCAAGCGATGGATTTTGAAGCTATTGACCGGAAAACGCAGGAATTATCAACGGCAATCGTTAACCTTATCAAGTGA
- the secG gene encoding preprotein translocase subunit SecG, protein MAPIITIILIIVSVALITVVLMQPGKSAGLSGSISGGAEQLMGKQKARGVESFLAKTTVVLAVLFFVGTISLAYFLQ, encoded by the coding sequence TTGGCACCAATTATTACGATCATATTAATTATTGTAAGTGTTGCTCTGATTACGGTTGTTCTCATGCAACCGGGAAAAAGTGCAGGCTTATCCGGATCCATTTCCGGTGGGGCGGAGCAATTGATGGGGAAACAAAAAGCACGAGGTGTTGAATCTTTCCTCGCGAAAACAACAGTCGTGCTTGCCGTGCTGTTTTTCGTAGGCACGATTTCATTGGCATATTTTCTTCAGTAA
- a CDS encoding alpha/beta hydrolase translates to MKIVPPKPFTFNGDNGRAVLLLHGFTGSTADVRMLGRFLQKNGYTTHAPMFPGHGVPPEQLLETGPDDWWKAVEEGYNHLREQGFEQIAVCGLSLGGLFTLKAGYTFKVNGIIPMCAPAITKEQDRRLYNGLLQYSEEYKRYEKKEEQTIEKEMNGVKKNTETVLTAIPQLIGTIREQLHEIKVPIEIIQAGQDEMVDIESANVIYDQVSSRQKHVQWYEDAPHVITLWKEKEKVHDHIVAFLEQLDWEGKE, encoded by the coding sequence TTGAAAATCGTACCCCCGAAACCGTTCACGTTTAATGGCGACAACGGGCGCGCTGTTTTGCTTTTGCATGGCTTCACCGGGTCGACGGCTGATGTGCGCATGCTCGGTCGCTTTTTGCAAAAAAACGGGTACACGACCCACGCGCCCATGTTCCCCGGACATGGAGTGCCACCCGAGCAGCTATTGGAAACGGGTCCTGATGATTGGTGGAAAGCGGTAGAAGAAGGATACAATCATTTACGGGAGCAAGGGTTTGAGCAGATTGCTGTTTGCGGTCTTTCACTTGGTGGTTTGTTCACGTTAAAAGCCGGATACACATTCAAGGTGAACGGCATTATTCCGATGTGCGCGCCTGCCATAACGAAAGAACAGGACCGGCGCTTGTATAACGGTCTATTGCAGTACTCGGAAGAATACAAGCGTTATGAGAAAAAAGAGGAGCAGACGATAGAAAAAGAAATGAATGGTGTGAAAAAGAATACGGAGACGGTGTTGACCGCCATACCTCAATTGATCGGCACGATTCGTGAACAGCTCCACGAAATAAAGGTTCCGATTGAAATCATCCAAGCCGGGCAAGATGAAATGGTCGATATCGAAAGTGCAAATGTGATTTACGATCAAGTGTCTTCACGGCAAAAACATGTGCAATGGTATGAAGACGCCCCACATGTGATTACGCTATGGAAAGAGAAAGAAAAAGTTCATGATCATATTGTTGCTTTTTTAGAACAATTAGATTGGGAAGGAAAGGAGTGA